From Actinosynnema mirum DSM 43827, a single genomic window includes:
- a CDS encoding D-arabinono-1,4-lactone oxidase — translation MTRTNWAKNLTFSAEEVSVPETVEQVQEVVARSRAVHVVGTGHSFSPIADTTGTLITLERMPEHFELTGSSARVSAGIRLARLADLLHAHGFALPTLPSLPHITLAGTCVTATHGSGDGVASLASVVSAIELVGPDGDLRRLERGDPDFDGSVVALGALGVIVTMEIDVEPAFDVEQRVYQDVPWSALTDHFDTVHGSAYSVSSFTQYRGTAEVWVKRRLDAPPADLSWTGGHEATAPRHPVPGQPAHHCTAQLGDPGPWHERLPHFRAAFTPSVGTELQSEFFVAREHAAPALRALATLSTDFAPILLTSEVRTVNADAQWLSPVHNRPSVAFHFTWRQEAEAVAAVATKIEQALEPFTPRPHWGKVFTLNRTTLASRYPHWTDFAALLERTDPEGKFRNTTVNTWFPPTTT, via the coding sequence ATGACGCGCACGAACTGGGCCAAGAACCTGACGTTCTCCGCTGAGGAGGTCAGCGTTCCCGAGACGGTCGAGCAGGTCCAGGAGGTGGTGGCGCGCTCGCGCGCGGTCCACGTCGTGGGCACCGGCCACTCCTTCAGCCCGATCGCCGACACCACCGGCACCCTGATCACCCTGGAGCGGATGCCGGAGCACTTCGAGCTGACCGGCTCCAGCGCGAGGGTTTCCGCGGGCATCAGGCTGGCACGGCTGGCAGACCTCCTGCACGCCCACGGCTTCGCCCTGCCCACCCTGCCCTCACTGCCGCACATCACCCTGGCGGGCACCTGCGTCACCGCCACCCACGGCTCAGGCGACGGCGTGGCGTCCCTGGCCAGCGTGGTGAGCGCCATCGAACTGGTCGGCCCCGACGGCGACCTGCGCAGACTCGAACGCGGCGACCCGGACTTCGACGGTTCCGTCGTAGCCCTGGGCGCGCTCGGCGTCATCGTCACGATGGAGATCGACGTGGAACCCGCGTTCGACGTCGAACAACGCGTCTACCAGGACGTCCCGTGGTCCGCCCTGACCGACCACTTCGACACCGTGCACGGCTCCGCCTACAGCGTCAGCTCCTTCACCCAGTACCGGGGCACCGCCGAGGTCTGGGTGAAGCGCCGCCTGGACGCCCCACCCGCAGATCTCTCCTGGACCGGCGGCCACGAGGCCACCGCCCCCCGACACCCAGTCCCAGGCCAACCCGCCCACCACTGCACGGCCCAGCTCGGCGACCCAGGCCCCTGGCACGAACGCCTCCCACACTTCCGAGCCGCCTTCACCCCAAGCGTCGGCACGGAACTCCAGTCGGAGTTCTTCGTGGCAAGGGAACACGCAGCCCCCGCCCTACGCGCCCTGGCCACCCTGTCGACCGACTTCGCCCCGATCCTGCTCACCTCCGAGGTGCGCACCGTAAACGCAGACGCGCAATGGCTCAGCCCCGTCCACAACCGCCCCAGCGTCGCCTTCCACTTCACCTGGCGACAGGAGGCGGAGGCGGTCGCAGCCGTGGCGACCAAGATCGAGCAAGCACTGGAGCCGTTCACCCCAAGGCCCCACTGGGGCAAGGTCTTCACCCTGAACCGCACCACCCTGGCCTCCCGCTACCCCCACTGGACGGACTTCGCAGCCCTACTGGAGCGCACCGACCCGGAAGGCAAGTTCCGCAACACCACCGTCAACACCTGGTTCCCCCCAACCACCACCTAA
- a CDS encoding MFS transporter: MIRTFAVLANRDLRLLWLSRAVSSFGAWLVVVAIPAHVFAQTGSTTATGLVVAAQYLPPVLLGPLAGSLADRLDRRHVMVASDLLRAAAIAVLLLSDEFWLVYPVMAVESAGTVLFRPAAQAHIPTITGTGPTLAAANSLTALTDGAMRLLGPPLGAALLFTAGYHTLIAADAISYLISAALIARTTRHPRVTPTRTQLSAGAVFLRDNPAPRALVLSLTLFFAGNAALSALVVPFAVIELGGELQAGLVMSALGAGSLLGAPAVTPLMDRFAAHLLLSAALLGIAIGFVLLFSAPTLTPALLAATLIGIAGVLALTSAQTALQRATPTTLLGRVTAVLLMAEAAATLSGSVIGPIIAGAPGSSTLITAWAAAALTALGAAVALRGNRYA; the protein is encoded by the coding sequence GTGATCCGGACGTTCGCCGTGCTGGCCAACCGGGACCTGCGCCTCCTCTGGCTCTCCCGAGCCGTCAGCTCCTTCGGCGCCTGGCTCGTAGTGGTAGCCATCCCCGCGCACGTCTTCGCGCAAACCGGCTCGACCACCGCCACCGGCCTGGTGGTAGCCGCCCAGTACCTCCCGCCAGTCCTCCTCGGCCCACTGGCAGGCTCCTTGGCCGACCGCCTGGACCGCAGACACGTCATGGTCGCCTCAGACCTCCTCCGAGCCGCAGCGATCGCCGTCCTCCTCCTCTCCGACGAGTTCTGGCTGGTCTACCCCGTGATGGCCGTGGAAAGCGCAGGCACCGTCCTGTTCCGCCCCGCAGCCCAGGCCCACATCCCCACCATCACCGGCACCGGCCCCACCCTCGCCGCCGCGAACTCCCTCACCGCCCTGACCGACGGCGCCATGCGCCTCCTGGGCCCACCCCTAGGCGCAGCCCTCCTCTTCACCGCCGGCTACCACACCCTCATCGCCGCAGACGCCATCAGCTACCTCATCTCCGCGGCCCTCATCGCCCGAACCACCCGCCACCCCCGCGTCACCCCCACCCGCACCCAACTCTCCGCAGGCGCCGTCTTCCTCCGCGACAACCCCGCACCCCGCGCCCTGGTCCTCTCCCTGACCCTCTTCTTCGCCGGGAACGCCGCCCTCAGCGCCCTGGTAGTCCCCTTCGCCGTCATCGAACTGGGCGGGGAGCTCCAAGCCGGCCTGGTCATGTCCGCCCTAGGAGCCGGCTCCCTCCTGGGCGCCCCCGCCGTCACCCCCCTCATGGACCGCTTCGCGGCCCACCTCCTCCTCTCCGCCGCCCTCCTCGGCATCGCGATCGGTTTCGTGCTCCTCTTCTCCGCCCCCACCCTCACCCCGGCCCTCCTCGCCGCGACCCTCATCGGCATAGCGGGCGTCCTGGCCCTGACCTCCGCCCAAACCGCCCTCCAACGCGCCACCCCCACCACCCTCCTGGGCAGGGTCACCGCGGTCCTCCTCATGGCAGAAGCCGCAGCCACCCTCTCCGGCTCGGTCATCGGCCCGATCATCGCCGGAGCCCCTGGCAGCTCCACCCTGATCACCGCCTGGGCGGCAGCCGCGCTGACCGCCCTGGGCGCCGCCGTCGCGCTACGCGGCAACCGCTACGCGTGA
- a CDS encoding TetR family transcriptional regulator, with protein sequence MTGLRERRRRSTRKDISKAAAELVLERGLADVTVEEIAHRAGVSPRTFFNYFPSKRSAVIPGPEPLPADLVEAFVADRDRPVLDGLVALFSDERVLTDTERADLRTAQELVTRHPELVPVLHERMAEFERVVVDAVARRLEAPSGDCRPEVAAAVLGVLLRVAMTRGLDDPTRQCVIGAEFQADLARAFTALRAL encoded by the coding sequence GTGACGGGCCTCAGGGAGCGCCGTCGCCGCTCGACGCGCAAGGACATCTCCAAAGCCGCCGCCGAGCTGGTCCTCGAACGCGGCCTGGCCGACGTCACCGTCGAGGAGATCGCCCACCGCGCGGGCGTCTCACCCCGGACCTTCTTCAACTACTTCCCCAGCAAGCGCTCCGCCGTCATCCCCGGCCCGGAACCGCTGCCCGCCGACCTGGTCGAGGCGTTCGTCGCCGACCGCGACCGCCCCGTGCTCGACGGCCTGGTCGCCCTCTTCTCCGACGAGCGCGTGCTCACCGACACCGAGCGCGCCGACCTGCGCACCGCGCAGGAGCTGGTGACCCGCCACCCCGAGCTGGTGCCCGTGCTGCACGAGCGGATGGCCGAGTTCGAGCGCGTCGTCGTCGACGCGGTCGCGCGCCGCCTGGAGGCCCCCTCCGGCGACTGCCGCCCCGAGGTGGCCGCCGCGGTGCTGGGCGTGCTGCTGCGGGTGGCCATGACTCGTGGTCTCGACGACCCGACCCGGCAGTGCGTGATCGGCGCCGAGTTCCAGGCCGACCTGGCCCGCGCGTTCACCGCCCTGCGCGCGCTCTGA
- a CDS encoding STAS domain-containing protein: MRDLDEEMSVHSQECGGAVVLHVSGEIDQLTVEPLHRELLSALARVRPPEPVVVDLTEVGFFGSAGLNELVTGHLQAELLGTRLSVVAGHREVLRPLAISGLDEQLDVHPTLQAALGA; this comes from the coding sequence GTGAGAGACCTCGACGAGGAGATGAGCGTCCACTCGCAGGAGTGCGGCGGCGCGGTGGTGCTCCACGTCAGCGGCGAGATCGACCAGCTCACGGTCGAACCGCTGCACCGCGAGCTCCTGTCCGCGCTGGCCCGCGTGCGCCCGCCGGAACCGGTGGTGGTCGACCTGACCGAGGTCGGGTTCTTCGGCTCGGCCGGGCTGAACGAGCTGGTCACCGGGCACCTGCAGGCCGAGCTGCTCGGCACCCGGCTGTCCGTGGTCGCCGGGCACCGCGAGGTGCTGCGTCCGCTCGCGATCAGCGGGCTGGACGAGCAGCTGGACGTGCACCCGACCCTCCAGGCTGCGCTCGGCGCCTGA
- a CDS encoding HemK2/MTQ2 family protein methyltransferase, whose amino-acid sequence MLLLRPPGVYRPQEDTELLARSLAESGVPHGATVLDACTGTGALAVAAGRAGAGEVTAVDRSRRAVAAAFVNCLLHGVPVRVRHGDFSTVGGRYDVVCSNPPYVPAPGPPDPTGAARAWDAGADGRAVLDRLCAALPSLLAPGGFGLVVHSALCGVERTLGQLRDGGLAAEVVASRDVGFGPVLRSRARWLEGRRLIAPGQRHERLVVVRADAP is encoded by the coding sequence GTGCTGCTGCTGAGACCACCGGGCGTCTACCGCCCGCAGGAGGACACCGAGCTGCTGGCCCGTTCGCTGGCCGAGTCCGGTGTCCCGCACGGGGCGACCGTGCTGGACGCGTGCACCGGGACCGGGGCGCTCGCCGTCGCGGCCGGGCGCGCCGGGGCGGGGGAGGTGACCGCCGTCGACCGGAGCCGCCGCGCGGTGGCCGCCGCGTTCGTGAACTGCCTGCTGCACGGGGTGCCCGTGCGGGTGCGGCACGGGGACTTCTCGACCGTGGGCGGGCGGTACGACGTGGTGTGCTCGAACCCGCCCTACGTGCCCGCGCCCGGCCCGCCCGATCCGACCGGCGCGGCGCGCGCGTGGGACGCCGGGGCGGACGGGCGCGCGGTGCTGGACCGGTTGTGCGCGGCGCTGCCGTCGCTGCTCGCGCCCGGCGGGTTCGGGCTGGTCGTGCACTCCGCGCTGTGCGGGGTGGAGCGGACGCTCGGGCAGCTGCGGGACGGTGGGCTGGCGGCCGAGGTGGTGGCGTCGCGGGACGTCGGGTTCGGGCCGGTGCTGCGCTCGCGGGCCCGGTGGTTGGAGGGGCGCAGGCTCATCGCGCCGGGGCAGCGGCACGAGCGCCTGGTGGTGGTCCGTGCCGACGCCCCGTGA
- a CDS encoding CDGSH iron-sulfur domain-containing protein, which yields MPTPREPRRVVVSREGPVLVEGPVEVVVEGGETVRSDRVVVALCACRRSRSYPFCDTSHRKRVRTHREDEEG from the coding sequence GTGCCGACGCCCCGTGAACCCCGCCGGGTCGTGGTGAGCCGGGAGGGGCCGGTGCTGGTGGAGGGGCCGGTGGAGGTGGTGGTCGAGGGCGGGGAGACGGTGCGGTCGGACCGGGTGGTGGTGGCGCTGTGCGCGTGCCGCAGGAGCCGCAGCTACCCGTTCTGCGACACCAGCCACCGCAAGCGGGTGCGCACCCACCGGGAGGACGAGGAGGGGTAG
- a CDS encoding iron-containing redox enzyme family protein, producing MSVRAAGGVVVDVVPSQVSGERSAVERVVSPPLPLPRGALSEGVVAALRGGGLLPAVGDQDPWGDDLQLALHTLYELHYRGFDGVDPDLEWDSRLLELRGGLERRFLGAVRDELGGAPSLDEVLGELLVEPVDGSGISHHLKGGGEWWQMQEHLAHRSVYHLKEADPHAWVIPRLTGRAKAALVAVEFDEFGGGRPERMHSELYGRLLTGAGLSREYLSYQDSAPAPMLAVVNLMSAFGLRRSLRGALVGHFAAAEITTAPSAKRMAAALERMGAHPDCVEFFTEHVEADAVHEQVVRHDVIGDLLRREPELTQDVVLGVRATELVEGRYGEHVLGAWTRGESSTYRR from the coding sequence ATGAGTGTTCGTGCTGCTGGTGGGGTTGTCGTGGATGTGGTGCCCTCGCAGGTCTCAGGTGAGCGGTCGGCCGTCGAGCGGGTGGTCAGCCCCCCGTTGCCGTTGCCGCGCGGGGCGCTGTCCGAAGGGGTGGTCGCCGCGCTTCGCGGGGGTGGGCTGCTGCCTGCCGTCGGGGACCAGGACCCGTGGGGCGACGACCTCCAGCTCGCCCTCCACACCCTCTACGAGCTGCACTACCGGGGGTTCGACGGGGTCGACCCCGACCTGGAGTGGGACTCCCGGCTGCTTGAGCTGCGCGGTGGGCTGGAGCGGCGGTTTCTCGGGGCGGTGCGGGATGAGTTGGGCGGGGCGCCCTCGTTGGACGAGGTGCTCGGCGAGTTGCTCGTCGAACCCGTCGACGGCAGCGGGATCAGCCACCACCTCAAGGGCGGTGGGGAGTGGTGGCAGATGCAGGAGCATCTTGCTCACCGGTCCGTGTATCACTTGAAAGAGGCTGATCCCCACGCTTGGGTGATCCCTCGGTTGACCGGGCGTGCCAAGGCCGCGTTGGTCGCGGTGGAGTTCGACGAGTTCGGTGGTGGGCGCCCCGAGCGGATGCACTCGGAGTTGTACGGGCGGTTGCTCACCGGAGCCGGGTTGTCCCGCGAGTACCTGTCCTATCAGGACAGTGCGCCCGCACCGATGTTGGCCGTGGTCAACCTGATGTCGGCGTTCGGGTTGCGCCGCTCGCTGCGCGGCGCCCTGGTCGGGCACTTCGCCGCCGCCGAGATCACCACCGCGCCGAGCGCCAAGCGCATGGCGGCGGCGCTGGAGCGGATGGGCGCGCACCCGGACTGCGTCGAGTTCTTCACCGAGCACGTCGAGGCCGACGCGGTGCACGAGCAGGTGGTGCGGCACGACGTCATCGGCGACCTGCTCCGCCGGGAACCCGAGCTGACCCAGGATGTGGTGCTGGGCGTGCGGGCGACGGAGCTGGTGGAGGGGCGCTACGGCGAGCACGTGCTGGGCGCGTGGACGCGGGGCGAGAGCTCGACCTACCGGCGCTGA
- a CDS encoding carboxylate-amine ligase has protein sequence MTGTTFGVEEEYLLVSPETSLPTASAPEVLAAVRDLPPGAMAQPELLSSQVEFATGVCRTAPELREQLRAGRSAVADAAGRVGVLPVAVGNPPLPGRVPVTRGSRYREITSLYQGLMTDYQCCGCHVHVGVPDRATGVAVLDHLRPWLPTLLALSVNSPFDRGEDTGYGSWRAVRQSSFPGWGVPPLLRTVERHDRLVEAAVDTGVLVDPTMTFWLARLSPKYPTVEVRAADTAATVDGAVLQAVLTRALVDTALAALERGEEAPDHEPAVLTAALWSAARHGTAGQGVDPTTGRAVRAEDLARALLAHVRPALDADAGWVADLALRGRSGAALQRAAGDDGAAGVEVAARVAGAAGAKVPTGAMGAAGAVSALAEVFTAPGS, from the coding sequence GTGACCGGGACGACGTTCGGCGTCGAGGAGGAGTACCTGCTGGTCTCCCCGGAGACGTCCCTCCCCACCGCGAGCGCCCCCGAGGTGCTGGCGGCGGTGCGCGACCTGCCACCGGGAGCCATGGCCCAGCCGGAACTGCTGTCCTCGCAGGTGGAGTTCGCCACCGGGGTGTGCCGGACCGCGCCGGAGCTGCGGGAGCAGCTGCGGGCGGGCCGGTCGGCGGTCGCGGACGCGGCGGGTCGGGTGGGCGTGCTCCCCGTGGCCGTGGGCAACCCTCCGTTGCCTGGACGGGTTCCGGTGACCCGAGGTTCACGCTATCGAGAGATCACGTCCCTCTATCAGGGACTGATGACGGACTACCAGTGCTGTGGCTGTCACGTGCACGTGGGCGTGCCGGACCGGGCGACCGGTGTGGCGGTGCTGGACCACCTGCGGCCGTGGCTGCCGACGCTGCTGGCGCTGTCGGTGAACTCTCCGTTCGACCGGGGTGAGGACACCGGGTACGGCAGCTGGCGCGCGGTGCGCCAGTCCTCGTTCCCCGGGTGGGGAGTGCCGCCCCTGCTGCGCACGGTGGAGCGCCACGACCGCTTGGTGGAGGCGGCGGTGGACACGGGCGTGCTGGTGGACCCGACGATGACGTTCTGGCTGGCCCGGCTCTCACCGAAGTACCCGACCGTGGAGGTCCGAGCGGCGGACACCGCGGCCACGGTGGACGGTGCGGTCCTGCAAGCGGTGCTGACCAGGGCCCTGGTGGACACCGCCCTGGCCGCGCTGGAACGCGGCGAGGAGGCCCCCGACCACGAGCCCGCGGTGCTGACGGCAGCCCTGTGGTCGGCGGCCAGGCATGGAACGGCAGGTCAAGGCGTGGACCCGACGACAGGCCGGGCCGTGCGGGCGGAGGACCTGGCACGCGCACTCCTGGCCCACGTCCGCCCGGCACTGGACGCAGACGCGGGCTGGGTGGCGGACCTGGCCCTGCGCGGCCGTTCGGGCGCGGCGCTGCAACGCGCAGCGGGTGACGACGGGGCAGCGGGAGTGGAAGTCGCGGCGAGGGTGGCGGGCGCGGCCGGAGCGAAGGTCCCGACAGGCGCGATGGGGGCGGCGGGCGCGGTAAGCGCGCTGGCAGAGGTGTTCACCGCACCGGGCAGCTGA
- a CDS encoding LLM class flavin-dependent oxidoreductase — protein MTTVELGLDTFGDVTVGPDGVKLPYGRVIRDVVEQAVLADRVGVDAFGVGEHHRDDFAVSAPEVVLAAIAARTERIALGSAVTVLSSDDPVRVFERFATLDALSNGRAEITLGRGSFTESFPLFGYDLADYERLFAEKLELMARLLDEGPVSWSGTVRAGLEEQHVYPKTEGGRMRAWVGVGGSPNSVVRAASGGFPVVLAIIGGEPERFAPFVQLYHRALDELGRERLPVAVHCPGFVADTDEEAREVLWPHWRAVHDRIGRERGWPPVTRERFEDDAAFGALHVGSPETVARRIARTVSVLGVDRFDLKYSNGTLPHERMMAAVELYGTKVIPRVRELLAAGS, from the coding sequence ATGACGACCGTGGAACTGGGTCTGGACACGTTCGGGGACGTGACCGTGGGCCCCGATGGTGTGAAGCTGCCGTACGGGCGGGTGATCCGGGACGTGGTCGAGCAGGCCGTGCTCGCGGACCGGGTCGGTGTGGACGCGTTCGGGGTGGGCGAGCACCACCGGGACGACTTCGCCGTGTCGGCGCCGGAGGTGGTGCTGGCGGCGATCGCGGCGCGCACCGAGCGGATCGCGCTGGGCAGCGCGGTGACCGTGCTCAGCTCGGACGACCCCGTGCGGGTGTTCGAGCGGTTCGCGACGCTGGACGCGCTGTCGAACGGGCGCGCGGAGATCACGCTGGGGCGGGGGTCCTTCACCGAGTCGTTCCCGCTGTTCGGGTACGACCTGGCGGACTACGAGCGGTTGTTCGCGGAGAAGCTGGAGCTGATGGCGCGGCTGCTGGACGAGGGTCCGGTGTCGTGGAGCGGGACCGTGCGGGCCGGGCTGGAGGAGCAGCACGTGTACCCGAAGACCGAGGGCGGGCGGATGCGCGCGTGGGTCGGCGTCGGCGGCAGCCCGAACTCGGTGGTGCGCGCGGCGAGCGGCGGGTTCCCCGTGGTGCTGGCCATCATCGGCGGCGAGCCGGAGCGCTTCGCGCCGTTCGTGCAGCTGTACCACCGGGCGCTCGACGAGCTGGGGCGCGAGCGGCTGCCGGTGGCGGTGCACTGCCCCGGTTTCGTGGCGGACACGGACGAGGAGGCGCGCGAGGTGCTGTGGCCGCACTGGCGCGCGGTGCACGACCGGATCGGCCGCGAGCGCGGGTGGCCGCCGGTGACGCGGGAGCGGTTCGAGGACGACGCGGCGTTCGGCGCGCTGCACGTGGGGTCGCCGGAGACGGTGGCGCGGCGGATCGCGCGGACGGTGTCGGTGCTGGGGGTGGACCGGTTCGACCTGAAGTACTCGAACGGGACGCTGCCGCACGAGCGGATGATGGCGGCGGTGGAGCTGTACGGGACGAAGGTGATCCCGAGGGTGCGGGAGCTGTTGGCCGCGGGGAGTTGA
- a CDS encoding sensor histidine kinase, translating to MDHASAALTPVLRDLFGVAADLATHSTGASEARARVVELCGLLPDGNNVLKQALGLLDALRVEQAREPRHAAGAPAPERSLVVLVDAHGATDFDPDAVRDLLGMVEGPPTMERFTALVHPDDLPRARGEYRRLLTSPHRQVELDLRVRHAAGHWVVLAVGMLNLLDTGAGVVVAHCRDVTARRVAEEEARAERGRLQQVVLRLAGAVAVDDRERVFLHNPAFTAVFGDRPWNGMPVADFTAALGAVSAEPVATAARLAELASSEWGHRDVRLVLRDGRIVVGDLVPLGPAAELGRFWHFRDVTADTAARVELEESNRVLAEAAAVKGRFVATVSHELRTPLTAVLAFAEMMPGAGPLNAEHLAHLEVIRRNTARLVRLVDDLLLLSRLESHRLPLSLAEVDVAGLLAEAEHDHANPAESAGIELVVEPVDGPKVRGDAVRLSQVLDNVIGNALKFTPAGGRVRVRSQVDPTGWLITVSDTGIGIPAADLPDLFDVFRRAGNSTGVPGSGLGLSICRQIMALHGGNIRVRAAEGRGTTVELTLPIGGSPG from the coding sequence ATGGACCACGCCTCGGCGGCGCTCACCCCGGTGCTGCGCGACCTGTTCGGCGTGGCGGCCGACCTGGCCACCCACAGCACGGGCGCGTCCGAGGCGCGGGCGCGGGTCGTGGAGCTGTGCGGGCTGCTGCCCGACGGGAACAACGTGCTCAAGCAGGCGCTGGGCCTGCTCGACGCCCTGCGCGTCGAGCAGGCCCGCGAGCCCAGGCACGCGGCGGGCGCGCCGGCCCCGGAGCGCTCGCTCGTGGTGCTGGTGGACGCGCACGGCGCGACGGACTTCGACCCGGACGCGGTGCGCGACCTGCTGGGCATGGTCGAGGGGCCGCCGACGATGGAGCGGTTCACCGCGCTGGTGCACCCGGACGACCTGCCGCGCGCGCGGGGCGAGTACCGCAGGCTGCTGACCTCGCCGCACCGGCAGGTCGAGCTGGACCTGCGGGTGCGGCACGCGGCGGGCCACTGGGTGGTGCTGGCGGTGGGGATGCTGAACCTGCTCGACACCGGGGCGGGCGTGGTGGTGGCGCACTGCCGGGACGTGACCGCGCGGCGGGTCGCCGAGGAGGAGGCGCGGGCCGAGCGCGGGCGGTTGCAGCAGGTGGTGCTGCGGCTGGCGGGCGCGGTGGCGGTGGACGACCGGGAGCGGGTGTTCCTGCACAACCCGGCGTTCACGGCGGTGTTCGGCGACCGGCCGTGGAACGGGATGCCGGTGGCGGACTTCACGGCGGCGCTGGGCGCGGTGAGCGCGGAGCCGGTGGCGACGGCGGCGCGGCTCGCGGAGCTGGCGTCGTCCGAGTGGGGGCACCGGGACGTGCGGCTGGTGCTGCGCGACGGGCGGATCGTGGTGGGCGACCTGGTGCCGCTGGGGCCCGCTGCGGAGCTGGGGCGGTTCTGGCACTTCCGGGACGTCACGGCGGACACCGCGGCGCGGGTGGAGCTGGAGGAGAGCAACCGGGTGCTGGCCGAGGCGGCGGCGGTGAAGGGCCGGTTCGTGGCGACGGTGTCGCACGAGCTGCGCACGCCGCTGACCGCCGTGCTGGCGTTCGCGGAGATGATGCCGGGCGCGGGGCCGCTGAACGCGGAGCACCTGGCGCACCTGGAGGTGATCCGCCGGAACACGGCGCGGTTGGTGCGGCTGGTGGACGACCTGTTGTTGTTGTCCCGGTTGGAGAGCCACCGGTTGCCGCTGTCGCTGGCGGAGGTGGACGTGGCGGGGCTGCTCGCGGAGGCGGAGCACGACCACGCGAACCCGGCGGAGAGCGCGGGGATCGAGCTGGTGGTGGAGCCGGTGGACGGGCCGAAGGTGCGCGGGGACGCGGTGCGGCTGTCGCAGGTGCTGGACAACGTGATCGGCAACGCGCTGAAGTTCACCCCGGCCGGGGGACGCGTGCGGGTGCGGTCCCAAGTGGACCCGACCGGGTGGTTGATCACGGTGAGCGACACCGGGATCGGCATCCCGGCGGCGGACCTGCCGGACCTGTTCGACGTGTTCCGGCGGGCGGGCAACTCGACGGGCGTTCCGGGGAGCGGGCTGGGGCTGTCGATCTGCCGCCAGATCATGGCGCTGCACGGCGGGAACATCCGGGTGCGGGCCGCCGAGGGCAGGGGGACGACGGTGGAGCTGACGCTCCCGATCGGAGGTTCGCCCGGATGA